Part of the bacterium genome is shown below.
TTTCGGATTCCGGCGTCAGGATGAAGAACGCCCTGTTATGGCTGGCCTCCCGGTATGAGCAAAGGCTGAAAGCAGTAAGCCGCAGTTACGGGATGATGAGGCTGGCCGATCTGGTGGAGCAGAAATCCCAGCAGCTGGTCCGGACCCAGAAACAACTGGGGGCGGTCATGGCCTGGCAGGTGGGATTATTGAAAACAAGACTGGACGGATTAAGCCAATCCCTGGCGGCCCTTGGCCCCGGCTCGGTTCTGGCCCGGGGCTACAGCATCTGCCGCGACCAAAAGGGAAGGGTGATCAAGGACTCAAAGACACTGAAACCGGAAGACAGCCTGACCGCGGAGTTTTTCCAGGGCTGGGCTAAAACGACAGTTAAGGAGACGGGCCGATGAAAGCCGCCAAAAAAAACCAGCCGAAAGACTTCAAGCTGGAAACAGCATTGAAACGGCTGGAGCAGATCGTGGAAAAACTGGAATCCGGTGAAGTGGAGATCGACCAGGCTTTGGGCCTGTACCAGGAGGGAATGGAACTGACGGGCCAGGCCAAGGCGGCATTGAACGAGGTGAATTTCAAGATCAAAAAACTTACCCTAAGCGGCCAGGGGGAATTTAAAACCGAAGCAATGAAATTGGAGGAGGGTCCCAATGACCAAGAGTAAAACCCACAAGGCCAAGGCGGCAAAAGCCAAGATCCCCCCGAAGAAAGCGATCAAGCGCCCGGTCAAGCCGGTTAGCAAGAAAATTGCCAAACCCGCCGCAAAGAAGACGGCCAAACCTTCGGTCACGCCTCGACCCGGCTCGGCGGCCGCAACCAAGCCGGCCCAGCTCAGCCCCCTGGCCAGGCTTTTGGAAGAGGTTAAAAAGCGCAAGGAATCAGTTCACCAGTATCTTAAGCTTAAGGACCGGCCCGACAAGTTCCTGCCCGAGGATATCTACCGTGGGATGCACAGCTACCTGGGGATCGGCGGTAAATCATTACGGCCGGCGGTCTGCCTGTTCTGCTGCGGAGCGGTGGGCGGCGACGAGGACAAGGCCCTGCCGGCGGCTGCGGCCATCGAAGTTTACCACACCTGGACCCTGGTCCACGACGACATCATCGACCGGGACAAGCTGCGCCGGGGCGCGGCCACGGTGCACGAGGAGCTGACCCAGCGGGCCGCCAAGCGGCTGGGGCTTAAGGGCGAAGAAGCCCGGCACTACGGCACCTCCATGGCCATTTTGGCCGGGGACCTGCAGCAGGGCTGGACCATCGCGCTATTAACCGAGCTGGTGCGGGAGCGGGGGGTGAACCCCATCCTGGTGCTGCAGCTGATCCTGGACCTGGAGATCGACGTCCAGTCGGCCCTGATCGAGGGAGAGGCCCTGGATGTCCAGTATTCCAAGATGCCGCTGGAATCATTGAACGAGGAAAAGATCCTGGCCATGCTCTGGAAGAAGACCGGGGCCCTGTAC
Proteins encoded:
- a CDS encoding exodeoxyribonuclease VII large subunit, which gives rise to SDSGVRMKNALLWLASRYEQRLKAVSRSYGMMRLADLVEQKSQQLVRTQKQLGAVMAWQVGLLKTRLDGLSQSLAALGPGSVLARGYSICRDQKGRVIKDSKTLKPEDSLTAEFFQGWAKTTVKETGR
- the xseB gene encoding exodeoxyribonuclease VII small subunit; its protein translation is MKAAKKNQPKDFKLETALKRLEQIVEKLESGEVEIDQALGLYQEGMELTGQAKAALNEVNFKIKKLTLSGQGEFKTEAMKLEEGPNDQE
- a CDS encoding polyprenyl synthetase family protein, with the protein product MTKSKTHKAKAAKAKIPPKKAIKRPVKPVSKKIAKPAAKKTAKPSVTPRPGSAAATKPAQLSPLARLLEEVKKRKESVHQYLKLKDRPDKFLPEDIYRGMHSYLGIGGKSLRPAVCLFCCGAVGGDEDKALPAAAAIEVYHTWTLVHDDIIDRDKLRRGAATVHEELTQRAAKRLGLKGEEARHYGTSMAILAGDLQQGWTIALLTELVRERGVNPILVLQLILDLEIDVQSALIEGEALDVQYSKMPLESLNEEKILAMLWKKTGALYQFAGKAGAMIGIDQPNNKHPYVEALSQFTSHCGMAFQLQDDILGILGNEKTLGKPVGSDIREGKRTVIVYHSLNAASRAERNLILKTLGNPKATPAQVKSVTQLFVKLGGIEHTAELAQKYVRKAIAALEPLPETEYKQLLMQWADYMVNRTF